The Limnospira fusiformis SAG 85.79 genomic interval GGTTGAGTAGTTGGACTGTTGAGAATCAAAACTGATTACTGAACCCGCCCCCAGTAATAAGACTTATCAATTTTCGGTGGCTATGGCTGCTGTTTTAGAAATTCCTCAACTTGGGCGGCGGTGGGTTGGGCAGCGATCGCTCCTAATTCAGTAGTAACCAAGGCTCCCACTGCACTAGCATAGGTAACGATCGCCCTAGCGGTTTCGGGGTTATGGAGGCTAGGGATACCCAACTGCAAAACTTGGTGAATAAAGCCAGCCACAAAGCCATCACCTGCGCCAGTGGTATCTTGAACTGGGACAGAAAATCCGGGAAAATAACCCTCATGATCTCCGAGACAGTAAGAACAGCCGCGATCGCCTTTAGTAACTAAGACCCCCTCCACGGAGTCTAGGCGATAGTTAATGGTACCAGGATCAGTAGTATCAAATAGCCAGATACTTTCAGACTCTGATAATTTGACAAAATCAACCTGTTTGAGCAAATCCATAATTAGGGGTTTGGCTGCTTCCGGGTCTGGCCAAAAATTCGATCGCCAGTTAATATCTACTAAAATCTTGAGATTATAGCGATCGGCTAACTTCAAAGCACGACTAATAGCATGGCGGGTTTCCTGGTAGGCGAGTTCCAATGTACCCAACACCAAAAAGTCAGCATTTACAAACAAAGACTCTGGTATGGCTTCGGCTTGCAAATAGGCATCAGCGAAATCGATAGTATTGAGATTCCCAAATCCGGCAAACTCTCGCTCACCAGTGCCTGAACGCAACACATAAACCCGTCGGGTGGGTGCTGATGGGTGTCTTTGAATGCCTGTAGTATCAACCCCGACCAATTGAAGAAACCCCAGGAGGCGATCGCCGCCTTCATCAGAACCCACCGCCCCAATAAACCCGGCAGAGGTTCCCAATTTCACCAAAGCACAAGCGACATTAGCCGGAGCCCCTCCCGGGTGAGCCGTCCAAGACTTAACTTCTCCCCAGGACTGGTTAGGCTCGTCTGCCAAGCAATCAAATAAAATTTCACCGAGGCAAATAACGCGAGAATGATTCATCTTGACTGTCAAAAATAGAGTTCACAGAATCTGCGCTGGGGCAGAAGCATCTGAGG includes:
- a CDS encoding carbohydrate kinase family protein, translated to MNHSRVICLGEILFDCLADEPNQSWGEVKSWTAHPGGAPANVACALVKLGTSAGFIGAVGSDEGGDRLLGFLQLVGVDTTGIQRHPSAPTRRVYVLRSGTGEREFAGFGNLNTIDFADAYLQAEAIPESLFVNADFLVLGTLELAYQETRHAISRALKLADRYNLKILVDINWRSNFWPDPEAAKPLIMDLLKQVDFVKLSESESIWLFDTTDPGTINYRLDSVEGVLVTKGDRGCSYCLGDHEGYFPGFSVPVQDTTGAGDGFVAGFIHQVLQLGIPSLHNPETARAIVTYASAVGALVTTELGAIAAQPTAAQVEEFLKQQP